The genomic segment GGTGTTGATTGTGACCAAAAAGGTCAATTATGGACTCATCGGTCCAGAGAATGGACTTCCAGAAACCTTCAGGTTTGTCCAGGTGGTCTCTGGCAAAGTTAAGACGGGCAGTTTGGTTCTTTTCTgacagcagaggcttcttcctagCAACCCTCTCATGAATGGCATTTCGATTCAGTGTTCTTCTTGTTGTTGAAGCATGCACAGTTAACTGAGATGCAGCAAGGGAAGTCTACAAATCTCTCTTATTGTTCTTGTGGCTCTTGGGGATATTTTGGAAGGGCGTCCACTTCAAGGCCGAGTTGTTGTCATGTTAAATGCTCTCCATTTGTAAATAATTTGCCTCACAGTGGACTGATGGAGCTCAAATATTTTTGAGATGACTTTATAGCGTTCCCCAGACTGATGTGCTCGCACTACCCTCGTCCTGATGTCCTCAGATCTCCTTTCCTCTCGGCATGGTGCGCTTTGCATTCACCTGGATGGGTAACACCAGGTTTCTTATCTCTATTTATCAGAGTCCCGCCCAAACTCTTTCCTAACGAtctctcctttgattggttcatttggTAGCTAATTATTTACCCACTTGATTATACTTACCTACTTGATTTAACCAATACAACTTATTTTTGCAccttttttatttagtttttctACTACACGCATGATTTCCTCTACACCAACATATGGTATTGGTAAATATAAACCTGTTATGTCAGATCAAAAAGACTTGTTCTGATTAAATGAAGATTTCATGGTAAAAACTGAAAAAATCTGTAATTGCAcaaggggttcacatactttcaagcagcactgtatGTGATGTGGTAATTTTTTTTTGTTAAAGATGGAATGCATAATAATTAAATATCTGTCCCCAGTTTCCTCTGATTAAGCCTGAGGAATACATCTTACATCGTTTTTGgggtgcatctcaaatggcaccctattccctatataatgcactacttttgacaagagccctcgACATCTAGTTATTTTTTTTGTATCTAAGGGTCCAAGGTCATGTTGATATTTTTTTCATGAAATTATTGGTTTTCTGCAATTAGTTCggtgagtcccaaatgacaccctattccctaaactGTGCAATAATTTTGACACGTGCGTGTCTGACAAAGAGAGAAGGTGTGTGGTTTGTGCTCAGGTCCTGAACATACAGATTAGATTAGTGGTGGAGAGATCGCAAATTACTGGCCTCTGAATAGTATATTTTGAACGTGTGGAGGGTAGCCTGTAAGGTTTATATCAAGGTTACTTTGTGCCTCTGTTGTATAGTTGTTCTTACACCTTTTTGGaggatttttttgtgtgtttttgggggGGGAAATTAACCCAAGTTTCTCCTGGGTTTCTGGAAACCCACTATCTGTAATTGATTAAATCCCATTCTAAGCCTCTGAGGCTTtttggtaaaacaaaacaaacagaacAAAACGCTTTTTCTAGATTATCCAAATAATAACAAATTCTAGATGCCTTCAGATGcttttgtaattgtatttttgTACATTCATCTCATGATGCCCTACTTGTAGTTTTTTTCAGtggatttttacattttacattttttgctGATCCAGACCTGTCCCTGTTCACAACTGATTGACCAGAAGTGTTTTAGGAGAACCAATTCACTGTATGCATGTTTCTTTTATTCATAATAactatttatttctctctttcaCTTAGGGTTTTGTACTATAATTTTGCTGTACACTTGTCTGGCAGGAATTTAACAAATTCAACATTTCTTCTGTTCTGAAGAAATGTTGATTGTTACATTTTTCTGTTAAAGATGGAACGCATAATAATTAAATCCCCGTCTCCAGTTTCCTCTGATTAAGCCCAGCCCCACCGGCCGCACCGTCTGCCAGATACAGCCTGGGCTCTTAATCTtttcctccagccctctctccatcCAATGGTGCCAACTGGTGGCATTTAGCAGCTGCGGTGGCCGTTTGGCCTGGCTCAGTGACCGTTTAGTCCATCCTCTCAGTCCCGGGCCACCAGACTTATGGCTCCTTAACATTAACGTTTAACAGATAAGGGCAACTAGTGGGATCTGATCTGTGATCTGGGAGCAGGGCAAGCTGGTGTTAAGACTGAGGGAATCCCTTAAGTACTCCTGAGGACTCTCGTATGGCACCACACTGGGCttgggctgcatctcaaatggcaccccattccctatatagtgcagcagtggtgtaaagtacttaagtgaaaatacttgaaagtaccacttaagtagtttttgggggtatctgtactttactatttatatttttgtcaacttttacttttacttcactacattcctgaagaacattatttactttttactccatacattttccctgacacccaaaaataTTTGTTACATTGAATGCTTAgcaagacaggaaaattgtctaattcacacacttatcaagagaacatccctggttatccctactgcctttgatctggcagactcactaaacacatgcttagtttgtaaatgggTGTTGGAGCGTGCTCCTGGCTATTCATaaattatacttttacttttgatacttaggtatattttagcaattacatttacttttgatatatttaaaaccaaacacttttacacaagtaggattttactgggtgactttcacttgagtcattttctattaaggtatctttacttttactcaagtatgacaactgggtactttttcctccactgtagttctctacttttgaccagggccctatggcccTGGAACTATTGAAAACCATGTCACACAGGAACTTATCTTATCTCTCTTTGAGGCTGTGGGCcgtgtactgtacatcaaacgGTTGCTATAGATTATGGTAACTATGGCCTAGATTCAATCCGATCAAGCATTAACAAGCgatagccgacacccgcatagctggTGTTTTGGCAGAGTCTGAAGGTGTAATTgcgtcaaatcggtgagcagctgatTGCGTGGTCATTGTCACACGAGTCCCACTCGTGTTAGATGTTCAGAATGAGAAAGTTTGGGCTTTATAGAAATAATGGCACTCAAAAtgaaaatcattaaacaaaataatgaggatttctatcagcctaatcggggtgtagattacatctcatattccagtgttcaaacttgtaaacaaggctgcatgggatttctcttaatgcgacTCCATGCAGCCAATGGAAATCTcccctttaggtataatgccggaacacagccaaaacaaccaCTATGCGAGTGTCGGCTATCACGGATCTGATAGAATCTAGCCCTAAGTCTTTGAGGGATCTGAGAATGTATCTATTAGAGGAGCATTTGAATTGTTTTGCAAGTTTCCTGTGTCACTTTTGTGTTCTGGGTCTAATTTGAACCCTTTACATTTCCTGTCTTTTTGTTGAACATGATAAGGTGCCAAATATGTATTTTGTGATGGCAAGAATATTCAACTCCAAAAATCCAACTAGCAATTCAAAAATGTGGATTTCAAATAAgaaaagggcggcaggtagcttagtgggtaagagcgttgtgccagtaaccgaaaggtcgctggttctaatccccgagccgactaggtgaaaaatctgtcgatgtgcccttaagcaaggcacttaaccctaattgctcatgtagtcgctctggataagagcgtctgctaaatgacaacaaaaaaatatatatatatatataaaaaaaataaacaataaaaaataaaaaaaataaaactcgTCAGACAATCAAAACATACTACACACCACAGTTCAATaaaatgtgtatttgtgtttcCTTACAATatattttcagtttttttttttttttttttttacagaaatacATTTTGTGCAATTGGACTAGATGAAACAATTAATAATTATGTTAATTTCATGACAAAGATAGAATGGCGCTTGTTGAATCATACTGTATGTTTATACAAACTGAAAATGATTTTTCACTTTTTAAATAAATATATGTACAGCATAAATTATCATGTACAAGTTCAGAGAATGACCTGTGGTTGTTTTGTTGCAGCTTGCTGCTCTTGCCTTGAATGTATTAGGTGTACCCCCATATGTTTTGTGGTACACCCATACTGTATATGAATGTATTGTCTCCCCACATGCTTCTCCTTTGTACTTTAAGGCAAAGAGGGAATAGTGTGGGTACAAAGAACTTGACACTCTAGAAATGTTTCAACAACGGCTAACACCTACCGGAGCAGTATGGCTCTGACACATACCTGTCTCTGTcattgtgtgtgtcccaaatggcatcctattccctaccatatatagtgcactatatagagaataggatgccatttggtaaGCAGCCATTGTCTCCATCATGCCAgtcaccatatacagtgggggggaaaagtatttagtcagccaccaattgtgcaagttctcccacttaaaaagatgagagaggcctgtaattttcatcataggtacacgtcaactatgacaaacaaaatgagaaaaaaaaatccagaaaatcacattgtaggatttttaattaatttatttgcaaataatggtggaaaataagtatttggtcaataacaaaagtttctcaatactttgttatatagcctttgttggcaatgacacaggtcaaacgttttctgtaagtcttcacaaggttttcacacactgttgctggtattttggcccattcctccatgcagatctcctctagagcagtgatgttttggggctgtcgctgggcaacacagactttcaactccctccaaagattttctatgtggttgagatctggagactggctaggccactccaggaccttgaaatgcttcttacgaagcaactccttcgttgcccgggcggtgtgtttgggatcattgtcatgctgaaagacccagccacgtttcatcttcaatgcccttgctgatggaaggaggttttcactcaaaatctcatgatacatggccccattcattctttcctttacacggatcagtcgtcctggtccctttgcagaaaaacagccccaaagcatgatgtttccacccccatgcttcacagtaggtatattaatatataatataatatgccatttagcagacgcttttatccaaagcgacttacagtcatgcgtgcatacatttttttgtgtatgggtggtcccggggatcgaacccactaccttggcgttacaagcgccgtgctctaccagctgagctacagaggaccactagagcatctttggatgcaactcagcattctttgtcctccaaacacgacgagttgagtttttaccaaaaagttctattttggtttcatctgaccatatgacattctcccaatcctcttctggatcatccaaatgcactctagcaaacttcagacgggcctggacatgtactggcttaagcagggggacacgtcttgcactgcaggatttgagtccctggcggcgtagtgtgttactgatggtaggctttgttactttggtcccagctctctgcaggtcattcactaggtccccccgtgtggttctgggatttttgctcaccgttcttgtgatcattttgaccccacggggtgagatcttgcatggagccccagatcgagggagattatcagtggtattgtttgtcttccatttcctaataattgctcccacagttgatttcttcaaaccaagctgctcacctattgcagattcagtcttcccagcctggtgcaggtctacaattttgtttctggtgtcctttgacagctctttggtcttggccatagtggagtttggagtgtgactgtttgaagttgtggacaggtgtcttttatactgataacaagttcaaacaggtgccattaatacaggtaacgagtggaggacagaggagcctcttaaagaagaagttacaggtctgtgagagccagaaatcttgcttgtttgtaggtgaccaaatacttattttccacaataatttgcaaataaattcattaaaaatcctacaatgtgattttctggagaaaaaaaatcgcaatatgtctgtcatagtatacgtgtacctatgatgaaaattacaggcctctttcatctttttaagtgggagaacttgcacaattggtggctgactaaattctttttttccccactgtatatgaggcATTTGTGTACTACCCTGTTTATAAAGGGATAAAAAGGCAAAGAAGATAATGGGATGGACATTTTAAGCAGAAAAGGTACCAAAAGGTTGAAATCAGTGAGAGAGAAGCAATAGAGTAGAGCGTATTTGAGTTCTGTAGATCCCTTCTCTGTTGAATGTCTTGAAAAGCCATTCTAGACATCGATAAAAGAGGTCTTCAGAAAACTTAACCGCCAGTGTAAATGTACCAACCAGTTTCTCAATTATAGAAAACATTTAGATAGCCTATGTATCCCTTTGTTTCAGATGTGGAGATATAAAAAACGGATTCTAGATTTTACCTTAGCTGAAAGTTTTACGAATAACCTCCAATGATGTGGGGGTTTGAGGAAGTTTAGTTTGTTATAACATATTTTTAAAAAGAAATGCGCACTTCCTCTTTGTCCATAGTCCACAAGCATTGTCAATGTAAGGAGAGTGTTGTCACATTCACCTCTCAGCtcgacagacagacggacagactcACACATCCACTGTGAGGGGGGCGTTGATTAGCTAAGCTGAAGATGGAAGGCCAAAGCTTAGATGTCCTGTCATTATCCACAGATCCCCAAGCCCTCTCTGAAGTTTCCCATAGTTCTTCATTATCCCTTATGTCTCCTGATACTTGTCATATAaatagtttattaggtacacccatctagtaccaggtcggacccccctttgcctccagaacagcctgaattcttcggggcatggaaacattggtatcaagggacttaacgtgtgccaggaaaacattccccacactaTTATATcactgccaccagcctgtaccgttcacttcaggcaggatggggccatggactcatgctgcttaagcCAAATCCTGACtttgccatcagcatgacgcaacaggaaccgtgATTCGTTGGACCAGGCactgtttttccactcctcaattgtccagtgttggtgatagCATGCCCactgtttttagctgataggagtggaacccggtgtggtcgtctgctgcaacagCCCATCTGTGGCAAGGACTGATGAattgtgcattccgagatgctGTTCTACACACTACTTTTGTACTGtaccgttatttgcctgtttgtggcccgcctgttagcttgcacgattcttgacattctccttcgacctcatctACAAGATGTTTTTGTCCATAGGACTGCcattgactggatgttttttgtttgtcgcaccattctcagtaaaccctagacattgttgtgcgtgaaaagcccaggaggctggccatttctgagatactggaaccggcgcaactggcaccgatgatcataccatgctcaaagtcgcttagaatgggcaaaacgagtgacctaacgttcaatcgaacagtaactgattGCCTCAATGccggtctgcctgctttatatacagttgaagtcgaaagtttacatacacttaggttggagtcattcaaactcatttttcaaccactccacaaatgtcttgttaataaactatgtttttggcaagtcggttaggacatctactttgtgcaagacacaagtaatttttccaacaattgtttacagaccgattatttcacttataattaactgtatcacaattccagtttgtcagaagtttatatacactaagttgactgtgcctttaaacagcttggaaaattccagaaaatgatagcttttagcttctgataggctaattgacataatttgacataatttgagtcaattgaaggtgtacctgtggatgtattgcaaggcctaccttcaaactcagcgcctctttgcttgacatcatgggaaaatctaaagaaatcagccaagtctggttcatccttgggagcaatttccaaatgcctgaaggtaccacgttcatctgtacaaacaatagtacgcaagtataaataccatgggaccacacagccgtcataccgctcaggaagtagacgcgttctgtctgctagagataaacgcactttggtgcgaaaagtgcaaatcaatcccagaacaacagcaaaggaccttgtgaagatgctggaggaaacaggtacaaaagtatctatatccacagtaaaacgagtcctatatcgacataacatgaaaggccgctcagcaaggaagaagccactgctccaaaaccgccataaaaaagccagactacggtttgcaactgcacattgggaccaagatcgtactttttgtagaaatgtcctcgggtctgatgaaacaaaaattgaactgtttggccataatgaccatctttatgtttggaggaaaaagggggtaggcttgcaacccgaagaacaccatcccaaccgtgaagcacgggggtggtagcatcatgctgtgggggtgctttgctgcaggagggactggtgcacttcacaaaatagatggcatcatgaggaaggaacattatgtggatatattgaagcaacatctcagtcaggaagttaaagcttggtcgcaaatgtgtcttccaaatggacaatgaccccaagcatacttccaaagttgtggcaaaatggcttaaggacaacaaagtcaaggtattggagtggccatcacaaagccctaacctcaatcctatagaaaattagtggtcagaactgaaaaagcgtgtgagagcaaggacgcctacaaacctgactcagttagaccagctctgtcaggaggaatgggccaaaattcacccaacctattgtgggaagcttgtggaaggctacccgaaacgtttgacccaagttaaacaatttaaaggcaatgctaccgaatactaattcagtgtatgtaaacttctgacccactgggaatgtgatgaaagaaataaaagcttaaataaataatttctctaccattattctgacatttcacagtcttaaaataaagtggtgatcctaactgaccttagacagggaatttttacttggattaaatgtcaggaattgtgaaaaactgagtttaaatgtatttggctaaggtgtatgtaaacttccgacttcaactgtatcaagcCACGGCCACATGACTCACTGGCTGTAAGAGCAAACCATTTTCATGAACAGGGTGGTGTACCAAATAAAGTCTTCTCATTGTATGTAATGTCTGCTCTTCATATAGAATGTCTCCCACCATATCACTCTGCTGCTGGCGCATAGTATAATAAGTCTTATAAATATATACACAGAAATATACACAATCATAGTGGGTTGTAATATAAATAATGTAGAAAATCGTATTTTCTTTACACATCCTCTGAATGGCATCCACAGTGGGCCATAGTGTGCCAGCAAAGGTCGGGTTGGTCGTCCCGAGCTCTGGTGTAGTCAGtcagtccttcctctctccctctctcccctgtagcTATGATACTGGCTGCATTCTGATTCTCCACACTTTTTCCAAAGTATGCATTTTCCCACTTCTCATCATGGATTTCAAAGCGTAGGATTGGTGTAGGCTAAGAATTGGCTAGAGGGAGTTGTTAGATCCACCATTATTAGATCCATGACGGGGAGTGTGCAAATGCACACTTAAGGAGAAGTGTGAAGAATCAGGATGCAGCTCAATGATAACTCTGTCTATACGTTGGTCTCCAGGCCGTTCATGTCGATGGAGCAGTGGTCCTTGTCCTTGTGCTCCCTCTGGTGTTGGGGAGCGTGGGGGTTCCTCTTCCTCTGCTCCGGCCGAACCCCCTCCTCCAGCTGCATCAGACGAGCCACATCTGGGCCCCCCGGTCCACAGGGAGTGGGCTGGTGCACACCATTCTTCTGGTACGTCATCTGCTGGATGCTGATCATGGGCTTGGTCTCGCAGATCAAAGGCACCTGAAGGGGGTAAAAGACAACGGGAGGTAGAAGAAGGAACCAATCCGTGAATTTGTGCTAAAGCAAAGAATTCCCAATGCAAAACAAATAGATAGGTCCACTGCTGGTTCAAATGTCAGGACGCAATGGGAGGTACAAAGAAACCAAACATTTAAAACGGCCAACACACTTGGATATATTGTAAGTTGCAATTGAAACTTTGTTTTAATGTTATTTTATCTCATAACTACATGTCTTCATAGCCCACCCATAAATGTAGAATAAACCAATCCGTGAAATAATGCCAAACCAAAATAATTCCCTATGCAAATAGAACTCTAAGGAAGAATCTTAATATCTGTATTCAACAGAGAGATTGGGAAATAACTTcaattcaaattgtatttgtcacatgcgctgaatacaacagatgCAGACCTTACcctaaaatgcttacttacaagcccttaaccaacaatgcagagttttttaaaagtaagtaagaaaatatgtttaaaaaaaagtaataaactaaagtttaaaaaaagtaacaataaaataataataacgaggctatttacaggggacaccggtaccgagtcaatatgcggggtacaggttagtcggggtaatttaggtaatatgaacatgtaggtaggggtaaagtaactatgcatagataataaacagcgagtgtcagcagcgtaaaaaagggggtcaatgcaaatagtccgggtagcaatttgattaactatttagtagtcttatggcctgtgggtagaagctgttcatggTCCTGCAtcgataccgcttgccgtgtggtagcagagaaaacagtctatgacttgggtggttggagactttgacaatttttagggccttcctctgacaccacctggtatagaggtcctgaatggcagggagctcggccccagtgatgtactgggccgtacacactaccctctgtagtgccttgtggtcggatatcgagcagttgccataccaagtggtgatgcagccattcTTTAGGCGTTCTTCACTGAAGAAATTCAAATCAAAGACGCTGTTGCTCATCTGCGCTGGACGGGAAATGGCTACATCTATCGTGACTCACCAGCACCTGTGGCTCTCTCTCACTGCCATGAATTAGCCGGAGAGAAACAAGCTGCTCAACGCGCCTATCTCCAAGAAAGCCCTTTACGGGGCCGCCGTGGTGCAGGCGACTGAGCGCTTTAGAAAATTGGAGGGAGGAAGCAGCTGGCTAAATATCTGCCTCTGGCTACGTCAGCCGCGCAGCACCGGCAGctgtcctcctcatcctcctcttcccagAGACCGGGGTCTACAGCTCAGCGGCATGCCTGCCGCTAGGCGACAGCTCCAAGCAACACTCCTGCTGTTCCAGCTGCCCCAGCGCCGACCCTCCTGCCCAGCAGTACACGCCGGCAAAAGCACAAAGGCAAAACCCTCGTGATCAGAAGCGACGCTGCGTTTGACGCAACGCGGGGGAGCAGATGGAGGACCCGACTGTAGCCGGCTTTCCTTCTGTCATTCCTCACCCTCCTGTTGGATACTTTGTCTATTTGTAATAAAGAGATGGCATTATTTTAGGACAATGACACAAAAGAGCCCTTTTTCCATGGCAAACCTAAGATCTCTCAGgttgctcctctccctctctctctctatctatccagAGGCGTCCGGCCCCCGGTCATAGACACACATAACTCTGGTTCATGCACCCGGCACTCGTCAGAGCAAACAGCGCGTGTGACAGCAAGGGTTCCGACCCGCCGGCAGCCTCTTTTTGGCAGGCAGCGGGGACAACCTCTGGCCCACATATGAGCCCACAGCCTGAGCATGGCTCTATGCTATCAGGAGGCGCTGTTACTGGCGTTACGCATGTAACCATTGTATCAGCACCGCCGGCTTCCACAGAACCAggctgtttcctctccctttcacaaGGGGCCACCATGGGCTGTGCCACCGTGTTACGACCAGTGGCCAGTGGCGGGCAGGACCATAGAGGAATACAGATAGTTTCTACTAAACGTTCCCCAGCTGCACGCTCTCCTGCTCTCGCAGCATTATTGGGAGTGGCGTCAAAGCAGCACTCTCCATCCTGGTTAAAACAAACGCTAAGACTGGGTTACACTATCCAATTTCACTGGTCTCCTCCTCCCTACACGGGAGTGGTGGAGATGGTGATGTCATCGACAGAGAAAGTCGCGGCTCTAAAATTAGAGATTGCGGAGCTACTGTCAAAGGAGGCGGATACAGTGGTTCCCTCGGAACAGAGAAACAAGGGGCTTTACTCGCCCTATTTCGTGGTTCCAAAAAAGACTGAGCCTCTttaaagtaaaaatactttaaagtactacttcagtcatttttgggggtatctgtactttactttattatttctatttttgacaacttttacttttacttcactacattcctgaagaaaatattgtactttttactccatacattttccttgacaaccaaaagtactcgttacattttgaatgcttagcaggacaggaaaattgtgaaattcatgcacttatcaaaagaacacgtggtcatccgtactgcctctggtctggtggactcactaaacacaaatacatcTTTTGCAAATAATGTCTGAgtattggagtgtgcccctggctatccgtcaattttaaaaacaagaaaatggagCAGTCTGCTTTGCTTAACATAAGGagtttgaaattatttatacttttacttctacttttgatacttaagtatatttgagcaattatatttacttttgatacttaagtatatttaaaaccaaatacttttagacatttactcaagtactattttactgggtgactttcacttttacttgagtaactttctattaaggtatctacacttttactcaagtatgacaatagggtactttttccaccactggccagCGCACCCTGACCGAGAGATTAGCCAAACAGCCTTTTCGCTCACGTCAAAGCGTCTGATGGAATGTATCCACCTAAACAACTTTTGCAAGAGTATAGACCTGAAGGACgtgtactttcatgtgccggtgaAACTGTGCCACGGGAAGTTTCTCTGCTTCGACTTCCGGGGAATATTGTACGAATACATGAGGGAGCCGTTTAGGTACTCCCTGGCCCCAAGTGCGTAATGTTGGCTTACTTGGGAGTGTTGGCTTACTTGCGACTAGACCCTGTGCGTCATCGTCGCCGGCTGTTGGTCGTTCCCAGCAACCTCAGGGCGGATCTGTACACGTGGTGTCCTGATGGGAAGAGTCTCCTCTCACATTCCAGTCTATACAGATgcttctctgactggatggggggGACATGCCAGAATCGAGCAGTGGGGGATGTGTGGCCTCCATTGGAGAATCGCCACATCAATCTCCTAGAGCAAGAGACGGTGCTGATGGTTCTGCAACATTTCGCTCCTAGGCTTCAGGGCCGCAATGTGTTGCGCTCTACCAGCTGGCAAAGAGATTGTGGTTGTGGGTGCACTGGCGCCTTCACTCCTTGACAGCCCGTCATATCCCAGACTACCTCAATGAGGGGGCGGACCTCATGTCTCAAGGGGGTCCTCGGGATAACGAGTAGCACTGTTCGGGAGAGCCGACATAGATCTGTTCGCGTCGCGAGCCAATGCGCATTGCCGCCTTTGGTCCACTATGAAGGTGTACGCctcagcgatttcagcttgtcatgaggg from the Coregonus clupeaformis isolate EN_2021a chromosome 14, ASM2061545v1, whole genome shotgun sequence genome contains:
- the LOC121581608 gene encoding excitatory amino acid transporter 5-like; the protein is MVNVMGDALATGIMAHICRKDFIKEGEQVPLICETKPMISIQQMTYQKNGVHQPTPCGPGGPDVARLMQLEEGVRPEQRKRNPHAPQHQREHKDKDHCSIDMNGLETNV